The following proteins come from a genomic window of Falco peregrinus isolate bFalPer1 chromosome 16, bFalPer1.pri, whole genome shotgun sequence:
- the GPR61 gene encoding G-protein coupled receptor 61: MEPSLPVPWGWNGSRGARVLQPSPGPMPPNGTADGKPKDVASKSVGLFFMLLIDLTAIVGNAAVMTVIVKTPALRKFVFVFHLCLVDFLAALTLMPLEMLSGSAVFDSPVFGEAMCRVYLFLSVCFISMCILSISTINVERYYYVVHPMRYEVRMTVGLVACVLVGVWLKAVATSLVPVLGWLSPDRPPVPAGRGCSLQWSRGPYCKFFVVFFAAFYFLLPLIIIVVVYCSMFKVARVAAMHHGPLPTWMETPRRRSESLSSRSTMVTTSGAPRTTPQRTFGGGKAAAILLAVGGQFLFCWLPYFSFHLYTALSAQPLVGPAAETVVTWLGYFCFTSNPFFYGCLNRQIRGELGRLLTCFFKQPPEEDLRLPSREGSIEENFLQFLQGTGCPAEPRPRTPSPKRDQAPVDFRIPGQIDEDAMEGTERRGGDGLFVPVVASPKLEL; encoded by the coding sequence ATGGAGCCCTCCCTGCCCGTCCCGTGGGGCTGGAACGGCTCTAGGGGGGCAcgggtgctccagccctccccaggcCCCATGCCCCCCAACGGCACAGCTGACGGCAAACCCAAAGATGTGGCCTCTAAATCGGTGGGGCTCTTCTTCATGCTGCTCATCGACCTGACAGCCATCGTGGGCAACGCCGCTGTCATGACCGTCATCGTGAAGACGCCGGCATTGCGCAAATTTGTCTTCGTCTTCCACCTCTGCCTGGTGGACTTCTTGGCCGCCCTCACGCTGATGCCGCTGGAGATGCTCTCTGGCTCGGCCGTCTTCGACAGCCCGGTTTTCGGCGAGGCCATGTGCCGTGTTTACCTGTTCCTCAGCGTCTGCTTCATCAGCATGTGCATCCTCTCCATCTCCACCATCAATGTGGAGCGTTACTACTATGTGGTGCACCCCATGCGCTATGAGGTGAGGATGACGGTGGGGCTGGTGGCCTGTGTCCTCGTCGGCGTCTGGCTCAAAGCCGTGGCCACTTCCCTCGTCCCCGTGCTGGGCTGGTTGTCCCCTGACCGCCCGCCAGTGCCCGCTGGCCGCGGCTGCTCCTTGCAATGGAGCCGCGGTCCCTACTGCAAGTTCTTCGTGGTCTTCTTTGCCGCCTTCTacttcctcctgcccctcatCATCATCGTGGTGGTCTACTGCAGCATGTTCAAGGTGGCGCGGGTGGCCGCCATGCACCACGGCCCCCTTCCCACCTGGATGGAGACACCGCGACGCCGCTCCGAGTCGCTCAGCAGCCGCTCCACCATGGTCACCacctcgggagcccctcgtaCCACCCCACAGAGGACGTTCGGGGGGGGCAAGGCAGCTGCCATCCTGCTTGCCGTGGGGGGGCAGTTCCTCTTCTGCTGGTTGCCCTACTTTTCCTTCCACCTCTACACCGCCCTGAGCGCCCAGCCCTTGGTGGGGCCGGCGGCCGAGACCGTGGTCACTTGGCTGGGCTACTTCTGCTTTACCTCCAACCCTTTCTTCTATGGGTGCCTCAACCGGCAGATCCGGGGCGAGCTGGGCCGGCTTCTCACGTGTTTCTTCAAGCAGCCGCCTGAGGAGGACCTGCGGCTGCCCAGCCGGGAAGGCTCCATCGAGGAGAACTTCCTCCAGTTCCTCCAGGGCACCGGTTGTCCTGCCGAGCCCCGGCCTcgcacccccagccccaagcGGGACCAGGCCCCTGTGGATTTCCGCATCCCAGGGCAGATCGATGAGGATGCAATGGAGGGGACGGAGCGGCGTGGTGGCGACGGGCTCTTCGTGCCAGTGGTCGCCTCTCCCAAGCTGGAGCTGTAG